A stretch of Leptospira andrefontaineae DNA encodes these proteins:
- a CDS encoding sterol desaturase family protein → MQETILDKAVPFFLGLALIEFIWGRRKSVYRWNDSVSDLATGILYSFTGVIITLGAILLYDKIRIYYSVQSLFHLGEFPSSSPLLKTAEGWQFNLESFLAWTFVLLAVDFIYYWFHRATHEIHFLWACHVTHHSSEEFNLTVALRQSMFQRIFEYTFNLPLALLGIPWWMFFICHGILKIYQFWVHTRLIGKLGWMEKVLLTPSHHRVHHGRDPEYLDKNHGGILILWDRWFGTYAEEKKEPIYGLTEPLPTFNPIWANLHVYISLWNLVKATPSWKDKLLLLIKKPDWRPESLGGEKKVPEINRSTYTKFDPTISNSRKVYGVLQFMVLAGLSVYLLKLIKLGKMSLLLYSGFGVWFFFAFLSLGLVWNGRTKMEKWEVLKFVLLGALVWNLK, encoded by the coding sequence ATGCAAGAAACGATTTTGGACAAGGCGGTTCCTTTTTTTCTAGGACTTGCCTTAATAGAATTTATATGGGGAAGAAGGAAATCAGTTTATAGATGGAATGATTCTGTTTCCGATCTGGCAACCGGGATTTTATACTCTTTTACCGGAGTTATAATTACCTTAGGAGCCATTCTTCTATATGATAAAATTAGAATATATTATTCTGTCCAAAGTCTTTTTCATTTGGGGGAATTTCCGTCTTCTTCTCCTTTGCTGAAAACCGCTGAGGGTTGGCAATTTAACCTAGAATCTTTTCTTGCATGGACATTTGTCCTGCTTGCTGTGGATTTTATTTATTATTGGTTCCATAGAGCCACTCATGAGATCCACTTTTTATGGGCCTGTCATGTAACCCATCATTCCAGCGAGGAATTTAATCTAACTGTTGCGCTTAGACAATCCATGTTCCAAAGGATTTTCGAATATACTTTTAATCTACCTTTGGCTCTTCTCGGCATTCCTTGGTGGATGTTCTTTATTTGCCATGGGATATTGAAGATCTACCAATTCTGGGTCCATACTAGATTGATCGGAAAATTAGGCTGGATGGAAAAAGTGCTTCTGACCCCTTCTCATCATCGGGTCCATCATGGAAGAGATCCCGAATATTTGGATAAGAATCATGGAGGTATACTAATTCTTTGGGATCGTTGGTTTGGAACATACGCGGAAGAGAAGAAGGAGCCGATCTACGGACTGACGGAACCTCTTCCTACATTCAATCCTATCTGGGCAAATTTGCATGTATATATTTCCCTTTGGAATTTAGTGAAGGCCACCCCTAGTTGGAAAGATAAACTTCTTCTACTTATCAAAAAACCGGACTGGAGACCCGAGTCATTAGGGGGAGAGAAGAAGGTCCCTGAAATAAACAGGTCTACTTATACAAAATTCGACCCGACCATTTCTAATTCTAGAAAAGTATATGGAGTATTGCAGTTTATGGTCCTTGCCGGGCTTTCTGTGTATCTATTGAAACTTATAAAATTAGGAAAGATGTCGCTACTTTTGTATTCGGGCTTTGGTGTCTGGTTCTTCTTTGCATTTTTAAGTTTAGGTCTTGTTTGGAATGGAAGAACTAAGATGGAAAAATGGGAAGTCCTGAAGTTTGTATTATTAGGCGCCCTAGTTTGGAATCTAAAATAA
- a CDS encoding acyl-CoA dehydrogenase family protein has product MNSPLQFELPEELQQLRELVRDVVRKEVVPNRMHYDENNEYPKAILQKFKEAGLYQALFDEEHGGLGYGMMGGIVLAEEVSWGCLGVNTAFTSTKLGALPIDVGGTKAQKDKWLPLLASGEKTAAFGLSEPGAGSDVPAMATTAVKKGDRYVLNGTKQWISSAGQADIYTVFAMTDKDRGPRGISCFIIEKGTKGFSFGKKEDKLGIRCSETRQLIMEDCEIPEENLLGGKENMGFLHAFKTLILSRPAVAAGAVGLMQGAFDAAIEYAREREQFGTTIASFQAIQHMLADMAIKIEGSRLLTYKAGVYAETFHKDAAKFSAMAKCYASDSSVQVASDAVQIFGGYGYTKEYPVEKFYRDAKILQIYEGTSQIQRNEIAAGLIKDAASKNKKG; this is encoded by the coding sequence TTGAATTCACCGCTTCAATTCGAATTACCAGAGGAATTACAACAACTCAGAGAACTGGTCAGGGACGTAGTCAGAAAAGAAGTCGTTCCGAACAGAATGCATTACGACGAAAATAACGAGTATCCGAAAGCTATTTTACAAAAATTTAAAGAAGCAGGATTATACCAGGCATTGTTCGACGAAGAACATGGTGGACTAGGTTACGGAATGATGGGAGGGATCGTTCTCGCAGAAGAAGTTTCCTGGGGATGTTTGGGAGTAAACACTGCATTCACTTCTACAAAACTAGGCGCTCTTCCGATAGATGTGGGAGGGACCAAGGCTCAAAAAGATAAATGGCTTCCTCTTCTTGCTTCTGGAGAAAAAACCGCAGCATTCGGTCTATCAGAACCGGGAGCAGGTTCGGATGTTCCTGCAATGGCGACTACTGCAGTGAAAAAAGGGGACCGTTATGTTTTGAACGGAACCAAACAATGGATCAGCAGTGCTGGCCAGGCTGATATTTATACTGTGTTTGCTATGACTGATAAAGACAGAGGCCCAAGAGGGATTTCTTGTTTTATTATAGAGAAAGGCACCAAAGGATTTTCTTTCGGAAAGAAGGAAGACAAGTTAGGGATCAGATGTTCTGAAACAAGACAGCTTATCATGGAAGACTGCGAAATCCCTGAGGAAAATCTTTTGGGTGGAAAAGAAAATATGGGATTCTTACACGCGTTCAAGACCCTTATACTTTCTAGACCGGCAGTTGCGGCCGGAGCAGTTGGTTTAATGCAAGGTGCATTTGATGCCGCGATTGAATATGCAAGAGAAAGAGAGCAGTTTGGAACTACAATCGCTTCTTTCCAAGCAATCCAACATATGCTTGCGGATATGGCTATTAAGATAGAAGGTTCTAGACTTCTTACTTATAAGGCTGGAGTTTACGCAGAAACTTTCCATAAAGACGCTGCGAAATTTTCCGCAATGGCAAAATGTTATGCATCCGATTCTTCTGTCCAAGTTGCATCCGATGCGGTGCAAATTTTCGGCGGATACGGATACACCAAAGAATACCCTGTGGAAAAATTTTACAGGGACGCTAAAATCCTGCAGATCTATGAAGGCACAAGCCAGATCCAGAGGAACGAAATTGCCGCAGGACTGATAAAAGATGCGGCGTCCAAAAACAAAAAAGGCTAA
- a CDS encoding 7TM diverse intracellular signaling domain-containing protein has product MKGFLDIQNFLPWRVFCKLSFTFLTFSFFSPVFAFDPSSLPYDGISLVSYAEVWADEEGDTSFEKMQKKEFYPLSSASLGYSDQAHWFKIPLENKSSHSVSWILEIHYSQLDKAELYLASKGDKVLFRGGDRVPFGERPIQYRFPSFPLELKAGEKDTVYLKIQTKSSVNFAAFGYKSEDFFSNISNEQILLGIYFGSLLVMALYNLFLFLSTKEKTYLAFFGYVGAGVLAQWSLHGYSFQFFWPNSIVWASHVITSFTFLVSATTADFIRFYFDAPNNYPNSNKVLKGISILSYVLVIVGYFFPFGFALALYVFLSTITLAAILFLGFQGFSRNLRPALFFLGAWLALVAGAFVFILRFSGIIPHTISLAYWGVEIGTALHILLLALALADRVNDLSKDLSSKVEDLNEAKQAIEQSELRFRNLFEGAEELLLTLDQEGNIKDANRTLSRLTGYKPAEVEGKNFLDLIYTIDTQEGSIVLLLAKEKLEEHLRTRKTVEFHSEFKQKYVMEPKPVKIRLQSFESEAGRKVLGKVSEISEDILSRFLISESMHFTVNNYLRNADILSRQLTSNLSQFAGSEVITAIRTCLREVLINAIEHGNLGISFDEKTDAMRSGNYMEFIQKRQREAFYGARNVKVAYSLNSKRIGFEIEDEGDGFDFKKMLNLDGEKLNEESYTHGRGIMMTRKVFDVVKFNEKGNKVLLIKYLQKPLKYKREPSSLDID; this is encoded by the coding sequence GTGAAAGGGTTTTTGGACATCCAGAATTTTTTACCTTGGAGAGTTTTTTGTAAACTCTCGTTCACTTTTTTAACCTTTTCCTTTTTTAGTCCCGTTTTTGCATTCGATCCTTCTTCTCTTCCGTATGACGGGATTTCTTTGGTTTCTTACGCGGAGGTTTGGGCAGATGAAGAAGGGGATACAAGCTTCGAAAAAATGCAAAAGAAGGAGTTTTATCCTCTTTCTTCCGCGAGTTTAGGATATTCCGACCAGGCTCATTGGTTCAAGATCCCTCTTGAAAATAAATCTTCTCATTCTGTTTCCTGGATTTTGGAAATCCATTACAGTCAATTAGACAAGGCAGAATTATACCTGGCTTCCAAAGGGGATAAGGTTTTGTTTCGTGGTGGAGACAGAGTTCCTTTCGGTGAAAGGCCTATCCAATACAGATTCCCAAGTTTTCCTTTAGAGTTAAAAGCAGGAGAGAAGGACACAGTTTATCTAAAGATCCAAACTAAAAGTTCCGTGAACTTTGCTGCGTTTGGATATAAATCAGAGGATTTTTTCTCTAATATAAGTAATGAGCAGATATTACTTGGGATCTATTTCGGATCTCTTCTGGTAATGGCTTTATATAATCTGTTTTTGTTCTTATCCACAAAGGAAAAAACTTACTTAGCATTTTTCGGATATGTTGGCGCTGGAGTGCTCGCCCAATGGTCACTTCATGGATATTCTTTCCAATTTTTCTGGCCGAACTCGATCGTTTGGGCGAGTCATGTCATCACTTCTTTTACATTTTTAGTTTCTGCAACTACCGCCGATTTTATCCGGTTTTATTTCGATGCTCCTAATAATTATCCTAATTCTAATAAAGTCCTGAAAGGAATATCAATTTTATCTTATGTACTTGTAATAGTCGGATATTTTTTTCCATTCGGTTTTGCATTGGCACTTTATGTGTTTTTATCCACGATTACTTTGGCTGCGATCTTGTTTTTGGGATTCCAAGGATTTTCCAGGAATTTAAGACCTGCACTTTTCTTTTTGGGTGCTTGGCTTGCGTTGGTTGCGGGGGCGTTTGTATTTATTTTACGTTTTTCCGGGATCATCCCTCATACAATCTCCTTGGCTTACTGGGGAGTAGAGATTGGAACCGCACTACATATTCTTCTTTTGGCATTAGCTTTAGCAGATAGAGTGAATGATCTTTCTAAAGATCTTTCTTCTAAGGTAGAAGATCTAAATGAGGCAAAACAAGCGATAGAACAATCCGAGCTTAGATTCAGGAATTTGTTCGAAGGCGCAGAAGAACTTCTTCTTACATTGGACCAAGAGGGAAATATCAAGGATGCAAACCGCACACTCTCAAGGCTCACCGGTTATAAGCCTGCAGAAGTCGAAGGAAAAAATTTCTTAGATCTGATCTATACAATTGATACACAAGAAGGTTCTATCGTACTTCTTCTTGCAAAAGAAAAATTGGAAGAACATTTAAGGACCAGAAAGACGGTCGAGTTCCATTCTGAGTTTAAACAGAAATATGTAATGGAGCCTAAACCTGTAAAGATACGTCTCCAATCATTTGAAAGTGAGGCGGGAAGAAAGGTATTGGGTAAAGTTTCAGAGATCTCAGAGGACATTCTGTCTCGTTTCTTGATCTCTGAAAGTATGCATTTCACTGTGAATAATTATCTTAGAAATGCGGATATCTTGAGTAGACAGCTCACTTCTAACCTGAGTCAATTTGCAGGTTCTGAAGTGATCACTGCGATCCGAACATGTCTTAGGGAAGTTCTGATCAACGCAATCGAACATGGAAACCTGGGAATAAGTTTTGATGAAAAAACGGATGCGATGAGATCAGGAAATTATATGGAATTCATCCAAAAAAGACAAAGAGAGGCTTTTTACGGTGCAAGGAACGTAAAAGTGGCTTATTCCCTGAATTCTAAACGGATCGGTTTCGAGATAGAAGACGAGGGAGACGGTTTTGATTTTAAGAAAATGTTAAATTTGGACGGAGAAAAACTAAACGAGGAAAGTTATACCCATGGGCGCGGGATAATGATGACCCGAAAAGTTTTCGACGTAGTGAAGTTTAACGAAAAAGGAAATAAAGTCCTTCTGATCAAATACCTACAAAAACCTCTTAAATACAAAAGAGAACCAAGCTCTTTGGATATCGATTAA
- a CDS encoding START domain-containing protein — protein MKHVYLIVFLLIPMQLFSWDLEKEKNGITVHTRAVEGSELKEFRGKTKLKADLNTVISLMEDNPNYVTWFKNCKHAEAVKVLNTKEKYIYLQNGAPWPVNDRDFVIHTVFSQDKNTGAVTYTIRPVENIVGEKKGFVRGSLKGFWKFVPVGDEIEVTYQILSDPGGSVPTSIANFVVVDIPYETLKKMKEKITESKYINSAKHPDLVLPVSK, from the coding sequence ATGAAACATGTATATCTGATTGTATTTCTTTTAATCCCTATGCAGTTATTTTCTTGGGATTTAGAGAAGGAGAAAAACGGGATCACTGTCCATACCAGAGCTGTGGAAGGTTCTGAATTAAAAGAATTCAGAGGTAAAACAAAACTGAAAGCGGATCTAAATACAGTGATCTCTTTAATGGAAGACAATCCGAATTACGTAACTTGGTTTAAAAATTGCAAACATGCGGAAGCAGTGAAAGTATTAAATACAAAAGAAAAGTATATTTACCTACAGAATGGAGCTCCTTGGCCGGTAAATGATAGGGATTTCGTGATCCATACGGTTTTCAGTCAGGACAAAAATACCGGGGCAGTAACTTATACAATTCGACCTGTTGAAAATATAGTAGGTGAGAAGAAGGGGTTCGTAAGAGGCTCGCTCAAAGGTTTTTGGAAATTCGTCCCTGTTGGGGATGAGATAGAAGTTACCTACCAGATCCTAAGTGATCCGGGCGGAAGTGTCCCTACCTCTATCGCTAATTTTGTTGTGGTAGATATTCCTTACGAAACATTAAAGAAAATGAAAGAAAAGATAACTGAATCTAAGTATATCAATTCTGCCAAACACCCAGACCTGGTCCTTCCGGTCTCCAAGTAA
- a CDS encoding LIC_11366 family protein, protein MISLGAEESVTTTPKLKEMPENKASETPDGWEFGARFGFGMRGPNRFDQNLNGFSSNLNPLVASQTKQENTRGSIQGEFLARTRLSENFKVGMIGGYRYFDPFYLTNLTSEPFYTNLNFQMESFYILGMVWQEGRLNRYFRWETGIGLGITRALWITKGYATDGKEYYQQNGNMRGSGLEFRLEGSLIHPINERVSLSFGTYLAWINITSFDGSFNGDTASFYIRQDGRLSPLTESSNQDNILLSNQYSRKLDMQSAYGGLFFGVNYKL, encoded by the coding sequence ATGATTTCCTTGGGTGCAGAAGAAAGTGTTACAACCACGCCTAAACTAAAGGAAATGCCTGAAAACAAGGCTTCTGAAACTCCAGATGGATGGGAATTCGGAGCCAGATTCGGTTTTGGAATGAGAGGACCGAACAGATTCGATCAAAATTTGAACGGATTTAGCTCTAACTTGAATCCTTTAGTGGCAAGCCAAACAAAACAGGAAAACACCAGAGGAAGTATCCAAGGTGAATTTTTAGCCAGGACCAGACTGAGCGAAAATTTTAAGGTAGGGATGATCGGTGGATACAGATACTTCGATCCTTTTTATCTCACAAACCTAACTTCTGAACCTTTTTATACGAATCTGAATTTCCAAATGGAAAGTTTTTATATTTTAGGAATGGTCTGGCAAGAAGGTAGACTGAACAGATACTTCCGCTGGGAAACAGGTATAGGACTCGGGATTACAAGAGCATTATGGATAACAAAAGGTTACGCCACTGACGGAAAAGAATACTACCAACAAAATGGTAACATGAGAGGGAGTGGGCTCGAATTCAGATTAGAAGGTTCCTTGATCCATCCAATCAATGAAAGAGTCAGTTTAAGTTTCGGAACGTATCTGGCCTGGATTAATATCACTTCTTTTGACGGTTCCTTTAATGGAGATACTGCTTCTTTCTATATAAGACAGGATGGAAGACTTTCTCCTCTCACAGAATCTTCAAACCAAGACAATATTCTATTATCGAACCAATATTCCAGAAAACTGGACATGCAATCCGCATACGGCGGATTGTTTTTCGGTGTGAACTATAAATTATAA
- the asd gene encoding archaetidylserine decarboxylase (Phosphatidylserine decarboxylase is synthesized as a single chain precursor. Generation of the pyruvoyl active site from a Ser is coupled to cleavage of a Gly-Ser bond between the larger (beta) and smaller (alpha chains). It is an integral membrane protein.) → MLTTKLFPFLDLDLLKPYFYFLLFIGLYLTFRLKFPQIRFLFLAIKIFSGNMDYKGSRGRLVHSQAFYAGTGSSLLPGAVIGSALALVLAGPGVLVWIWLSSFLIMPLRFVSSTLAIRFRIKLESGRYLSGPMYFIEKALRARWLAIAFSLACLLTVLSMGSAIPILGASFLAQNGLDIQGMTVPFLVSIMVVFVVLGGIRRIGKVSSYVAPIGLILFFLSYVLLFRDHLGNFYFFLESVFKEAMQPFSLLLGGGFSLARIFSTGTGMFFLSTETGIGKSAGVAGVVRTDSAAKQGIVSMLATFFEGFVISTLVIYALFSFGVKDLESVKNFLYVLINGPTDPARLALIASFLLFSIVAISGWFYTGEQNARYIFGEKFANVYRILFVASLLGSAYAYVQYGEDFLLQIFGIGYGLALITAVPVLISLVLLAKVAQGELRKFLEGGAHYEIFKDFYLLLLSILPKNLVSLLFGILASLRLPRFIMIPILKAFAKAYKINLNEAELEIQEYNSLNQFFTRALKAGARIIDSAENALVSPVDARITGFGDINDQVILQAKGVDFNLKELLGGDKYLSKFQNGKYITFYLSPQDYHRIHSPAYGRILGYYYEPGKLFPVNELAVFGIRGLFPKNERLITFLQTEFGLVAVIKVGASNVGRIRVTYDKKIITNTLIRTTKEEDYKDVSIMIEKGAELGRFEMGSTVILILERDTFDFADLPLNEKVTYGTTIGTFRKQFLKLPR, encoded by the coding sequence ATGCTAACAACTAAACTATTTCCGTTCTTGGATTTGGATCTTTTAAAACCATATTTTTATTTTTTACTTTTCATCGGGTTATACCTAACATTCCGCTTAAAGTTTCCACAAATCCGTTTTTTATTTTTAGCGATTAAAATTTTTTCCGGGAATATGGACTACAAAGGTTCCCGAGGACGTTTGGTACATTCTCAGGCATTCTATGCCGGAACAGGTTCCTCCTTACTTCCTGGAGCAGTAATCGGTTCCGCTCTTGCATTGGTATTAGCAGGTCCAGGAGTTTTAGTTTGGATTTGGCTTTCTAGTTTTCTGATCATGCCACTTCGTTTCGTTTCTTCTACACTTGCGATCCGATTCAGGATCAAACTGGAAAGTGGAAGATATCTTTCCGGCCCAATGTATTTTATAGAAAAAGCGCTTAGGGCTAGATGGCTTGCTATCGCTTTTTCTTTGGCTTGTTTATTAACAGTACTTTCTATGGGAAGTGCGATCCCAATTTTAGGAGCTTCCTTTTTGGCTCAGAATGGATTGGATATCCAAGGGATGACTGTTCCTTTCTTAGTTTCCATCATGGTAGTATTCGTGGTGTTAGGTGGGATCAGAAGGATCGGAAAAGTTTCTTCTTATGTTGCTCCAATAGGTTTAATCCTATTTTTCTTAAGTTATGTTCTATTGTTTAGGGATCATTTAGGGAATTTTTACTTCTTCTTAGAATCTGTATTTAAAGAAGCAATGCAACCTTTCTCTCTTTTACTTGGAGGAGGATTTTCTCTCGCAAGGATTTTCAGCACTGGAACAGGAATGTTCTTCTTATCCACTGAAACAGGGATCGGAAAAAGTGCTGGAGTAGCAGGGGTGGTTCGTACCGATTCTGCCGCAAAACAGGGGATCGTGAGCATGCTTGCTACATTCTTTGAAGGTTTTGTGATTTCCACTCTTGTGATCTATGCATTATTCTCTTTTGGGGTAAAGGATCTTGAATCTGTCAAAAACTTCTTATATGTATTGATAAACGGTCCTACAGATCCTGCAAGACTTGCATTGATCGCGTCCTTCTTGCTATTCTCTATAGTTGCTATTTCCGGATGGTTCTATACAGGAGAACAGAATGCGAGATACATCTTTGGAGAAAAATTTGCGAATGTATATCGGATTTTATTCGTAGCTTCTCTACTTGGTTCTGCATACGCTTATGTTCAATATGGAGAAGATTTCCTATTACAAATATTCGGTATAGGTTATGGGCTCGCTTTAATTACCGCTGTCCCGGTCCTTATCAGTTTAGTTCTTTTAGCTAAGGTCGCACAAGGAGAACTCCGGAAATTCCTGGAGGGTGGGGCACATTACGAGATCTTTAAGGACTTCTACCTTCTTCTTCTTTCTATCCTACCTAAAAACTTGGTCTCTTTATTATTCGGGATCTTGGCTTCTCTAAGATTGCCAAGATTTATCATGATCCCGATCTTAAAGGCATTTGCAAAAGCTTATAAGATCAATTTGAACGAAGCGGAGTTGGAGATCCAAGAGTATAACTCTTTAAACCAATTTTTCACCAGAGCATTAAAAGCCGGAGCTAGGATCATAGATTCTGCGGAAAACGCTCTTGTTTCTCCTGTAGATGCAAGGATCACAGGTTTTGGAGATATCAACGATCAGGTAATCCTACAAGCAAAAGGTGTGGATTTTAATCTAAAAGAATTGTTGGGTGGAGATAAATATCTTTCCAAATTCCAAAATGGGAAGTATATCACATTTTATCTTTCTCCTCAGGACTATCATAGGATCCATTCTCCTGCCTACGGAAGAATATTAGGATATTATTATGAACCTGGAAAACTTTTCCCTGTAAATGAATTAGCCGTTTTCGGGATCAGAGGACTTTTTCCTAAAAACGAAAGATTGATCACATTCTTACAGACCGAGTTCGGACTTGTTGCAGTGATAAAAGTGGGAGCTTCTAACGTGGGTCGCATACGTGTTACTTACGATAAAAAGATCATCACAAATACTTTGATCCGAACCACCAAAGAAGAAGATTATAAAGATGTTTCTATCATGATCGAAAAAGGTGCAGAGCTAGGCAGATTCGAAATGGGTTCCACAGTTATCCTTATTTTAGAAAGGGATACTTTCGATTTTGCTGATCTTCCTCTAAACGAGAAGGTGACTTACGGAACTACGATAGGGACTTTCAGAAAGCAGTTCTTAAAACTTCCAAGATAA
- a CDS encoding DUF971 domain-containing protein, with amino-acid sequence MSLSLKATTPETIEFDENILKIEWKDGVISEFPLLELRKRCPCVVCKGGHGGKIGATTGGIKEAKLLSFSKVGRYAINLVWGDYHNTGIYSFDSLRLYAQGEPGDLGIP; translated from the coding sequence ATGAGCCTTAGTTTAAAAGCGACTACACCTGAAACCATAGAATTCGATGAGAATATTCTGAAAATAGAATGGAAGGACGGAGTTATCTCCGAATTTCCTCTATTAGAACTCAGAAAAAGATGTCCTTGCGTCGTTTGCAAGGGCGGTCATGGGGGGAAAATAGGAGCGACAACCGGCGGTATCAAAGAGGCCAAATTATTGTCTTTTTCCAAGGTGGGAAGATACGCGATCAATTTGGTCTGGGGAGATTATCATAATACAGGCATTTATAGCTTTGATTCTCTCAGATTGTACGCACAGGGAGAACCTGGGGATCTGGGAATTCCTTGA
- the ilvA gene encoding threonine ammonia-lyase, biosynthetic, translated as MGISLVIDYIRKILDARVYDVAVHTPLDQMIRMSQRLNSSVLLKREDLQPIFSFKIRGAYNLISRLSPEEKRSGVICASAGNHAQGVALSSQKLGIKAIIVMPITTPSIKIEAVQYFGAEIVLHGDTFDEAYSYARQLEKEKGLKFIHPYDDPDVIAGQGTVGLEILQQYPDPIEAVFIPIGGGGLAAGVASYIKFLRPEIKVIGVEPSDAASMKEAILAGKRVILDRVGLFADGVAVRQAGEETFNICKELLDEVLVANTDEICAAVKDIFEDMRVIAEPAGALSLAGLKSYAHQNPNRKGALIAINSGANMNFDRLRHVAERAEIGESREILLGVTIPEKPGSYLKFVQTLGNKIITEFNYRYATDKQAHVFVGLKLKGTHSEKEKVISELESLGYEVLDISANETAKIHIRYMVGGRVSELKDEIILRCEFPERPGALLRFLESVGTFWNITLFHYRNHGADYGRVLVGFQVPSSEREGFRERLKSLGYPYEEETDNPAYKMFLHNV; from the coding sequence TTGGGGATTTCCTTAGTGATAGATTATATCCGCAAAATTTTAGACGCGAGAGTATACGACGTCGCGGTCCATACTCCCTTGGACCAAATGATCCGAATGAGCCAAAGATTAAATTCTTCGGTTCTATTAAAAAGGGAGGACCTACAACCAATCTTCTCCTTTAAAATTAGAGGAGCTTATAATTTAATTTCAAGACTTTCACCTGAGGAAAAAAGATCCGGAGTGATTTGCGCTTCCGCAGGAAATCATGCGCAAGGAGTTGCACTCTCTTCTCAGAAATTAGGGATCAAGGCAATCATCGTTATGCCTATCACTACCCCATCCATCAAAATAGAAGCAGTTCAATATTTCGGAGCAGAGATCGTTCTTCATGGAGATACCTTCGATGAGGCTTATTCTTACGCTAGACAATTAGAAAAGGAGAAGGGACTAAAATTTATACATCCTTATGATGATCCGGATGTGATCGCTGGACAAGGAACAGTTGGTCTCGAAATTTTACAACAATACCCAGATCCGATCGAAGCAGTCTTCATTCCAATTGGAGGCGGGGGTTTAGCTGCAGGAGTTGCTTCTTATATAAAATTTTTACGACCTGAGATCAAAGTTATAGGAGTAGAACCTTCCGACGCGGCTTCTATGAAAGAAGCGATCCTTGCCGGTAAAAGAGTCATCTTAGATAGAGTTGGATTATTTGCGGACGGTGTCGCAGTCAGACAAGCAGGAGAAGAAACATTCAATATTTGTAAAGAACTCTTGGATGAAGTATTAGTGGCAAACACAGATGAGATCTGTGCCGCAGTCAAAGATATATTCGAGGATATGAGAGTAATCGCAGAACCTGCTGGTGCATTGTCCCTTGCAGGATTAAAATCTTACGCACATCAAAACCCGAATCGAAAAGGTGCTCTTATCGCGATCAATAGTGGTGCGAATATGAATTTTGATAGGCTCAGACATGTTGCAGAAAGAGCAGAAATAGGAGAATCCAGAGAAATTTTACTCGGAGTCACCATTCCTGAAAAACCTGGAAGTTATTTAAAATTCGTTCAGACTTTAGGAAATAAGATCATCACCGAATTCAATTATAGATATGCTACTGACAAACAAGCACATGTTTTTGTAGGTTTAAAACTAAAAGGAACACATTCTGAAAAAGAAAAGGTAATTTCTGAATTGGAATCACTGGGTTATGAAGTTTTGGATATAAGCGCAAATGAAACGGCTAAGATCCATATTCGTTATATGGTGGGTGGAAGAGTTTCCGAACTAAAAGATGAGATTATCCTTAGATGTGAATTCCCAGAACGTCCAGGAGCCTTACTTAGATTTTTGGAATCAGTAGGAACCTTCTGGAATATTACTTTATTCCATTATAGGAATCACGGGGCGGATTATGGAAGAGTACTAGTCGGATTTCAGGTCCCTTCTTCCGAGAGAGAAGGTTTCAGAGAAAGACTTAAAAGTTTGGGTTATCCTTATGAAGAAGAAACGGATAACCCGGCGTACAAAATGTTTTTACACAACGTTTGA
- a CDS encoding DoxX family protein, protein MNLDIFKNETLNIKADVAILVARVVCGYAFILHGWGKIQDPFHWMGPDSSMPAIFQFLAALSEFGGGIAWVIGLLTRLASFGIVCTMIVAAYFHSVILGDSFINLTGGRSYELAGVFFTISLVFLTVGAGRFSLDQKIFGSK, encoded by the coding sequence ATGAATTTAGATATTTTTAAAAACGAAACTTTGAATATCAAAGCGGATGTAGCGATCTTAGTCGCAAGAGTTGTCTGTGGATACGCGTTTATACTACATGGTTGGGGAAAAATTCAGGACCCGTTTCATTGGATGGGGCCTGATTCCTCTATGCCTGCTATTTTCCAATTTTTGGCTGCGCTTTCCGAATTCGGAGGAGGGATCGCTTGGGTAATCGGCCTTCTGACAAGGCTTGCCTCTTTCGGGATCGTATGCACAATGATCGTGGCGGCATATTTCCATTCGGTGATCTTAGGGGATTCCTTTATTAATCTGACTGGTGGGAGATCCTACGAATTGGCAGGAGTATTTTTTACCATCTCCTTGGTATTTTTAACCGTAGGTGCAGGAAGATTTTCATTAGATCAAAAAATCTTTGGAAGTAAATAG